One Marinibacterium anthonyi genomic region harbors:
- the acnR_1 gene encoding HTH-type transcriptional repressor AcnR encodes MPDKGAKFGTVETGGLRGSLRDRKKTRRRDDILNAARLLFAEKGIDGTTVAEIAAAVEVSTPTVFNYFGHKDGILIALLTEGTSMARGVHETAIPRTDADFATILTHIFTDISARTLDIAGKRIWRYAEAAMIRHPTTELSREYVHVDVELQRALSVRVGRYDIRLLSGEPADAARITQVFFDAWNPIFFTLICDDACTLDQHRAEIDAKFRPLAGMLFEPGFLRQPTLKTKDQT; translated from the coding sequence GTGCCGGACAAAGGTGCAAAATTCGGCACGGTCGAAACCGGAGGCCTGAGGGGGAGCCTGAGAGACCGCAAGAAGACGCGGCGGCGGGACGACATCCTCAACGCCGCACGGCTGCTGTTCGCCGAAAAGGGAATCGACGGCACCACGGTCGCCGAGATCGCCGCGGCGGTCGAAGTCTCGACGCCCACGGTCTTCAACTACTTCGGCCACAAGGACGGCATCCTGATCGCGCTGCTGACCGAAGGGACCAGCATGGCGCGCGGCGTGCACGAAACCGCCATCCCGCGGACCGACGCCGATTTCGCGACGATCCTGACGCACATCTTCACCGATATCTCGGCGCGCACGCTGGACATCGCGGGCAAGCGCATCTGGCGCTATGCCGAAGCCGCGATGATCCGCCATCCCACGACCGAACTGTCCCGGGAATACGTGCACGTGGACGTCGAACTGCAGCGCGCGCTGTCCGTTCGGGTCGGGCGCTATGACATCCGCCTGCTGTCGGGCGAACCGGCCGATGCCGCGCGGATCACCCAGGTGTTCTTTGACGCCTGGAACCCGATCTTCTTCACCCTGATCTGCGACGACGCCTGCACGCTGGACCAGCACCGGGCCGAGATCGACGCCAAGTTCCGCCCCCTGGCCGGGATGCTCTTTGAACCAGGCTTCCTGCGCCAACCGACGCTCAAGACCAAGGACCAGACATGA
- the potA_6 gene encoding Spermidine/putrescine import ATP-binding protein PotA, with protein MKDSMSETTAEVAVDVDTVFKIFPGEDEVRALDGVSVGIRRNEFFTLLGPSGCGKTTLLRIIAGFEPPSAGALRLDGQDISRLPPDKRPINTVFQNYALFPHMSVARNIAFGLEMLGKPRKEVNETVDRMLKLVQMEALKTRKVSALSGGQQQRVALARALAPHPKVLLLDEPLSALDLKLRKEMQIELKRLQHETGITFIFVTHDQEEALTMSDRIAVMRSGKILQIGSPKDIYQRPAERFVANFIGESNFLDGTLSGGTVTLKAGGTFAVTPPEGVADGPVSVLVRPEHASVRPGTPGEGELAATIRTVVYSGDATTLHLDLPTGEVFKAKMSNLAGNGMVLPEEGDAAVLTIAPGAVTVLRD; from the coding sequence ATGAAGGATTCCATGTCGGAGACGACCGCCGAGGTGGCCGTCGATGTCGATACCGTTTTCAAGATATTTCCGGGAGAAGACGAGGTCCGCGCGCTGGATGGCGTTTCGGTCGGGATCAGGCGCAACGAATTCTTCACGCTTCTTGGGCCTTCGGGCTGTGGCAAGACCACCCTTTTGCGCATCATCGCCGGGTTCGAACCGCCGTCCGCCGGGGCGCTGCGCCTGGACGGACAGGACATTTCCCGCCTGCCACCGGACAAGCGGCCGATCAACACCGTCTTCCAGAACTACGCGCTGTTCCCGCACATGAGCGTGGCGCGCAACATCGCCTTTGGCCTTGAAATGCTGGGCAAGCCCCGGAAGGAAGTAAACGAAACCGTCGACCGGATGCTGAAGCTGGTGCAGATGGAGGCGCTGAAGACCCGCAAGGTGTCCGCCCTGTCAGGCGGTCAGCAGCAGCGGGTCGCGCTGGCGCGCGCGCTGGCGCCGCATCCCAAGGTGCTGTTGCTGGACGAACCGCTGTCGGCGCTGGACCTGAAGCTGCGCAAGGAAATGCAGATCGAACTCAAGCGGCTGCAGCACGAGACGGGCATCACCTTCATATTCGTCACCCACGACCAGGAAGAAGCGCTGACCATGTCCGACCGCATCGCCGTGATGCGCAGCGGCAAGATCCTGCAGATCGGCAGCCCCAAGGACATCTATCAACGCCCCGCCGAACGCTTCGTGGCGAATTTCATCGGGGAATCGAATTTCCTGGATGGCACGCTGTCGGGCGGCACCGTGACGCTGAAGGCCGGCGGCACCTTTGCCGTGACCCCGCCCGAAGGCGTGGCCGATGGCCCGGTCAGCGTTCTGGTGCGCCCCGAACATGCCTCCGTCCGCCCCGGCACCCCGGGCGAGGGCGAACTGGCCGCCACGATCCGCACCGTCGTCTATTCGGGTGACGCCACCACGCTGCACCTGGACCTGCCGACCGGAGAGGTCTTCAAGGCGAAGATGTCCAACCTGGCCGGCAACGGCATGGTGCTGCCCGAAGAAGGCGACGCGGCCGTGCTGACCATCGCGCCGGGCGCCGTGACCGTGCTGAGGGACTGA
- the potB_6 gene encoding Spermidine/putrescine transport system permease protein PotB, with product MTDAAAPSEIPPGTLEQEAEAQDFRNRWFLSLPAVVIILCAAAGPLLVMVVYSFLAPGDYGNVKWQFSTEGWVSVILQRDIFDDTLTWADAHLSIFWRSLSLSLITTVATLLIGVPTAWFIATRPDGKREFWLFMITVPFWTNLLVRTIAIQELIRAEGVINLLLLKIGIIQEPIQMMFTNFAIGFGMTYVYLPLMVLPVYAAVEKLDFRLVEAAHDLYATRWTAFWRVILPLIKPGVIAGSILVFIPSLGAYVTPRVLGGGKNLMFGNLIELQFGQGRNWPLGAALSLTLMVAVMVALIFYVRATSREDGNG from the coding sequence ATGACAGACGCAGCCGCCCCGTCCGAGATCCCGCCAGGTACGCTGGAACAGGAGGCCGAGGCCCAGGATTTCCGCAATCGCTGGTTCCTGTCGCTTCCCGCCGTGGTCATCATCCTGTGCGCCGCCGCCGGCCCGTTGCTGGTGATGGTGGTCTATTCCTTCCTTGCGCCGGGCGATTACGGCAACGTCAAATGGCAGTTTTCGACCGAAGGCTGGGTGTCCGTCATCCTGCAGCGCGACATCTTCGACGATACGCTGACCTGGGCCGATGCCCACCTGTCGATCTTCTGGCGGTCGCTGTCGCTGTCGCTGATCACCACGGTCGCGACCCTGCTGATCGGCGTGCCGACCGCATGGTTCATCGCCACGCGCCCGGACGGCAAGCGCGAATTCTGGCTGTTCATGATCACCGTGCCGTTCTGGACCAACCTTCTGGTGCGCACCATCGCCATCCAGGAACTGATCCGGGCGGAAGGCGTGATCAACCTGTTGCTGCTGAAGATCGGCATCATCCAGGAGCCGATCCAGATGATGTTCACCAACTTCGCCATCGGGTTCGGCATGACCTATGTCTACCTGCCGCTGATGGTGTTGCCGGTCTACGCCGCCGTGGAAAAGCTGGACTTCCGCCTGGTCGAGGCCGCGCATGATCTGTACGCCACGCGCTGGACGGCCTTCTGGCGGGTGATCCTGCCACTGATCAAGCCGGGCGTCATCGCCGGGTCGATCCTGGTCTTCATCCCGTCGCTGGGCGCTTACGTCACCCCGCGCGTGCTGGGCGGGGGCAAGAACCTGATGTTCGGCAACCTGATCGAGCTGCAGTTCGGCCAGGGGCGAAACTGGCCGCTGGGGGCCGCGCTGTCGCTGACGCTGATGGTTGCCGTCATGGTGGCGCTGATCTTCTACGTGCGAGCCACCTCGCGGGAGGACGGAAATGGCTGA
- a CDS encoding Inner membrane ABC transporter permease protein, with protein sequence MADISNAPRGRAYSARNLPGFGIIAMATFVLIYAPIIILVVYSFNEGTSLATWEGFSLRWYAQAAANAQVQSAALRSLYLAGVAATVATIAATMAALATTRSRRFPGKTMIYALINQPLMVPEIVTAVALLIVFAWIKVATGYTGMIYLIAAHTAFCIPFAYLPIRARLETMDMTLEVAASDLYASKARVFTKITLPLLMPGIIAGYMLAFVISLDDVVITEFVKSAGQDTLPTYMLGQLRRVVTPEVNAISTAILLAGAILVSLFFWFSRGRE encoded by the coding sequence ATGGCTGATATCTCGAACGCACCGCGCGGGCGCGCCTATTCGGCACGCAACCTGCCGGGTTTTGGCATCATCGCCATGGCCACCTTCGTGCTGATCTACGCCCCGATCATCATCCTGGTGGTCTATTCCTTCAACGAAGGCACCTCGCTGGCGACCTGGGAAGGGTTTTCGCTGCGCTGGTACGCCCAGGCCGCGGCCAACGCACAGGTGCAAAGCGCCGCGCTGCGGTCGCTGTACCTGGCCGGTGTCGCGGCCACGGTGGCCACGATCGCCGCGACCATGGCGGCGCTGGCCACCACGCGGTCCCGGCGGTTTCCCGGCAAGACGATGATCTATGCGCTGATCAACCAGCCGCTCATGGTGCCCGAGATCGTGACCGCCGTGGCGCTGCTGATCGTCTTCGCCTGGATCAAGGTCGCCACCGGTTATACCGGCATGATCTACCTGATCGCGGCCCACACCGCCTTTTGCATCCCCTTCGCCTACCTGCCCATCCGGGCACGGCTGGAAACCATGGACATGACGCTTGAGGTCGCGGCATCGGATCTTTACGCGTCGAAGGCACGGGTCTTTACCAAGATCACCCTGCCGCTGCTGATGCCGGGGATCATTGCGGGCTACATGCTGGCCTTCGTCATCTCGCTCGATGACGTGGTGATCACCGAATTCGTCAAATCCGCCGGGCAGGACACGCTGCCGACCTACATGCTGGGTCAGCTGCGCCGCGTCGTCACGCCCGAAGTCAACGCAATCTCGACCGCGATCCTGCTGGCCGGAGCGATCCTGGTGTCGCTGTTCTTCTGGTTCAGCCGGGGGCGGGAGTGA
- the potF_1 gene encoding Putrescine-binding periplasmic protein precursor, with product MKTILAATSALALLAGGAMAEELNIYNWGNYTNPKLIEKFEAETGIKVTITDYDSNDTALAKVKAGGSGFDIVVPSASYVPIWINEGLLMETRPDQMENGKNIDPVWMDVDWDPGRHYTVPWQWGTTGVVVNTKYYDGDIDTSAIFLDPPEELKGKINVVPEMGDVMGLAIMYYGGEPCTDDMEILKKVRDGLVEAKKSWLGMDYGNIEKFAKEDLWAGVNWNGSTFRMRLANPDVHYGYPKEGYVVWMDSVAVLKDAPNPEAAKTFQNFIMEPENAALISEFARYANGISGSDEFMPEDMKTAREIVIPAELKDKGVFLPTCAPETQQIYTRIWTDLQK from the coding sequence ATGAAGACGATCCTCGCCGCGACATCCGCGCTTGCCCTTCTGGCCGGCGGCGCGATGGCCGAAGAGCTTAACATCTACAACTGGGGCAACTACACCAACCCCAAGCTGATCGAGAAATTCGAGGCCGAGACCGGTATCAAGGTCACGATCACCGACTACGACAGCAACGACACCGCGCTGGCCAAGGTGAAGGCCGGCGGCAGCGGGTTCGACATCGTCGTGCCTTCGGCCAGCTACGTGCCGATCTGGATCAACGAGGGTCTCCTTATGGAAACGCGCCCCGACCAGATGGAAAACGGCAAGAACATCGATCCGGTCTGGATGGACGTCGACTGGGATCCGGGCCGTCACTACACCGTGCCATGGCAGTGGGGGACCACCGGCGTCGTGGTGAACACCAAGTATTATGACGGCGATATCGACACTTCGGCCATCTTCCTGGATCCCCCGGAAGAGCTGAAGGGCAAGATCAACGTGGTCCCGGAAATGGGCGACGTTATGGGCCTGGCCATCATGTATTACGGTGGCGAGCCCTGCACCGACGACATGGAGATCCTGAAGAAGGTCCGCGACGGCCTGGTGGAAGCCAAGAAATCCTGGCTGGGCATGGATTACGGCAACATCGAGAAATTCGCCAAGGAAGACCTTTGGGCCGGCGTGAACTGGAACGGGTCGACCTTCCGCATGCGGCTGGCGAACCCGGATGTGCATTACGGCTATCCCAAGGAAGGCTATGTGGTCTGGATGGATTCGGTCGCCGTGCTGAAGGACGCGCCGAACCCCGAGGCCGCGAAGACATTCCAGAACTTCATCATGGAGCCCGAGAACGCCGCGCTGATTTCGGAATTCGCGCGCTATGCCAACGGGATCAGCGGGTCGGACGAATTCATGCCCGAGGACATGAAGACCGCCCGCGAGATCGTCATCCCGGCCGAGCTGAAGGACAAGGGCGTCTTCCTGCCCACCTGCGCGCCCGAAACGCAGCAGATCTACACCCGCATCTGGACCGACCTCCAGAAGTGA